One part of the Brevundimonas subvibrioides ATCC 15264 genome encodes these proteins:
- a CDS encoding DEAD/DEAH box helicase — translation MYDPIGAFERMRDFFVAYLDTAFKIRSPAVADARRELLSTAGRMCAEAMIEPVLRYRSSPQRLEDLIEAPGALDPLSREARIAFTELAGSGLFEGEDVSGKPWRRRPAFAPYEHQARMLERGLRPGTPGIVTSGTGSGKTESFLLPILAQISSEAVGWPAPSAPLGAEDWWESDSADFRPARRAESPHRPKAVRALILYPMNALVEDQLTRLRKTLDSKEARQTCRDRFNGNLIYFGRYNSQTPSTGFNRHPYRAGDTSEQRARQRRLKRNREHLRAIAEGQALAETYDREQAAKLGRDVEEETRFLFPAIDGAELNTRWDIQATPPDVLVTNSSMLNAMMAREVEEPILEQTRSWLRANDDAYFYLVIDELHLVRGSSGSEVAGLLRMLINRLGLDDPAHRHKLRILASSASLPIDGVGGEASLKYLWDFFGENGTFSAAGVGAEGPAFWSNCVVPGEPEAGVERSAILDPAPFSGLLADACGEAAAVLRAPSLDALDSGITRALAAVGGAAPELDQRARDLAEAAAAVLLSACRREDGLRARAASELAVRIFGGPDLRPLRGLLIARALGDVLASEPGRKARVSATTPSFRVHFFFRALEGLFATISRGEDGEVAYSSLSIERGSGLARTGTDGPPRRLIETLYCEACGELFVGGMRSANGAGGAIDLLPSSANLEALPFGASGTEFEDLSHQEYAIFWPTSRAGAETPETMSGRDASRPRWDEAYLDPFGARIWRDRLNEDVVRGLVFNRSTQASHKDARDRAFGDRGSATPAACPACGTSYVLRSQGRSSPLRNFRTGFAKTSQLLATELFEVLHAPRPAVSPKAIVFSDSRQDAARAAVELEADHFRALIRDVIVRLTRERIDADYRAEDRATVEEAMRAAAAEMDYTEAARLKAILTQKESLAIETEPLTALAQDPDDTAYLATTPAADPPMAQLISRLVRLGIHPSDSSVASDDEWWRLFTMDGENLKWARPSGALDANAIQGKRREIAEEQREALHDTLFNKTYFSFEEAGLGYPTFFTRGEYSAERDELDALLRVLADTYRVDGSRFVDVSQIKQWSSAADVPVGNRVRRFCEAASPGNGDQYLNTALDRLRQADLGHNGGVVRLFSLGVRLARADTPFWRCTRCDRAHLHRGAQVCTRCGDPLPATAAGVAKDLWRHNFLAHRVDRAGTGAEEPFRLRSEELTGQTRNGAERLRRFRGILVEEGAGQAARLPKLGKEIDLLSVTTTMEVGIDIGPLQAVYQANMPPQRFNYQQRVGRAGRRGQAFSIVVTVCRSRSHDLHYFRHPERITGDAPPPPFLAAGYEDIPLRVVRKAWLQAAFKYLRLKHQGRYRGYDVQPPDIHGEFVLVADYKDNASPWRDELRDALGATVAARDAAVVLVAGDLPPALIAKMEDALEVNVLMAAISDVIAREGRWDIGVAHALAEGGLLPMYGMPTRVRPLYLGLHSSGPDDLDWDTTDRDSDLAIYEFSPGASLVRDKRVHTAVGLTSSLPKPQKRGAWVMPGQDQRSAHDDEWWMARCDGCGGWTRADQPDDMTCVACGAAIVRDAFKHCISPAAYRTDFKPKRTGEEELRIVRSRIVCAEASDVRPVRAEGSNLAVSLERTAKIVRLNPGYDPNPLQSAGFSFEQGRQRAAPKPSAWMTFSNQALETEYASTLRSPDWTPDAEPVSGWLASRKTTDSLFLTPAVMHPLLDISRVAGADERVAVRAAALTSCFLLVDRAALELDVDPGEFDILPPRLYQPDGVKRPMLQIADTLVNGSGLSRRLAQTPERPWAIDLLSSIVGDGASWPLGEFMTTAHRQSCDQACYECLQRYGNRSYHGLLDWRLGLSFARALVDPGYTAGAEGDFSAPELVDWRSMADDALERVARGTSDLEVISSGPLPALRLRRTGGDAVIAIHHPLWRVEGVISPLIDQMHRLHPGPVRLIDSFELARRPFQKIAGLSF, via the coding sequence ATGTACGATCCGATCGGGGCGTTCGAGCGCATGCGCGACTTCTTTGTCGCCTACCTCGATACGGCATTTAAGATTCGCTCACCGGCTGTCGCTGACGCGCGCCGCGAGCTCCTTTCGACCGCCGGACGCATGTGCGCCGAGGCGATGATCGAGCCCGTGCTCCGGTATCGCTCGTCGCCGCAACGGCTGGAGGACCTGATCGAGGCCCCCGGCGCGCTAGACCCCTTGTCCCGCGAGGCACGCATCGCCTTCACGGAGCTGGCCGGATCCGGGCTTTTCGAGGGTGAGGATGTGAGCGGAAAGCCTTGGCGACGCCGGCCGGCCTTCGCTCCCTATGAACACCAGGCACGGATGCTCGAGCGTGGCCTTCGGCCCGGAACGCCAGGCATCGTTACCTCTGGCACCGGGTCGGGCAAGACCGAGAGCTTTCTCCTCCCCATCCTGGCGCAGATCTCAAGCGAGGCCGTTGGCTGGCCCGCGCCATCCGCTCCCCTTGGGGCCGAGGATTGGTGGGAGTCCGACAGCGCGGATTTCCGACCCGCGCGCCGCGCCGAGAGCCCGCATCGCCCCAAGGCGGTCCGCGCGCTCATTCTCTATCCGATGAACGCCTTGGTCGAGGACCAGCTTACCCGTCTGCGCAAGACACTGGATTCCAAGGAGGCGCGGCAAACCTGCCGGGACCGGTTCAATGGAAACCTCATCTATTTTGGCCGCTACAACAGCCAAACTCCGAGCACCGGCTTCAATCGCCATCCGTATCGGGCGGGTGACACCTCGGAGCAGCGTGCCCGGCAGCGGCGTCTAAAGAGAAACCGCGAACATCTTAGGGCGATCGCCGAGGGCCAGGCATTGGCCGAAACCTACGATCGCGAGCAGGCGGCGAAGTTGGGTCGCGATGTGGAGGAGGAAACGCGTTTTCTCTTCCCGGCGATCGATGGAGCGGAACTCAACACCCGCTGGGACATCCAAGCGACGCCCCCCGACGTCCTGGTGACCAACTCATCGATGCTGAACGCGATGATGGCACGGGAGGTCGAGGAACCCATCCTCGAGCAGACTAGGTCCTGGCTGCGGGCGAACGACGACGCCTACTTCTACCTTGTCATTGATGAACTGCATCTCGTTCGCGGCTCGTCGGGCTCGGAGGTCGCCGGACTTCTGAGAATGCTCATAAACAGGCTTGGGCTTGATGATCCCGCCCACCGCCACAAGCTGCGGATCCTCGCCTCCAGCGCCTCGCTTCCGATCGATGGCGTCGGCGGCGAGGCATCGCTCAAGTATCTCTGGGACTTCTTCGGCGAGAACGGCACATTCTCGGCCGCCGGCGTTGGCGCGGAAGGACCAGCCTTCTGGTCCAACTGCGTGGTGCCTGGCGAACCTGAGGCCGGTGTCGAGCGGTCGGCGATCCTCGATCCCGCGCCATTTTCGGGTTTGCTGGCGGACGCGTGCGGGGAGGCGGCGGCGGTTCTTCGAGCACCGAGCCTCGACGCGCTCGACAGCGGCATTACCCGGGCTCTCGCCGCCGTGGGCGGCGCCGCGCCTGAACTTGATCAGCGCGCACGCGATCTGGCGGAAGCGGCAGCCGCTGTCCTGTTATCCGCTTGCCGGAGGGAAGACGGTCTCAGGGCGCGCGCGGCCAGCGAACTCGCGGTTCGAATATTTGGCGGTCCCGATCTACGCCCGCTTCGCGGGCTGTTGATAGCTCGCGCGCTGGGCGATGTGCTCGCGTCCGAACCCGGCCGGAAGGCTAGGGTCTCGGCCACCACGCCTTCGTTCCGCGTGCATTTCTTTTTCCGGGCGCTGGAGGGTTTGTTCGCGACGATTTCCCGGGGCGAGGATGGCGAGGTCGCCTATTCATCCCTGTCGATCGAACGGGGGTCGGGTCTGGCTCGAACGGGCACGGACGGGCCGCCCCGGCGCCTGATCGAGACCCTGTACTGTGAGGCCTGCGGCGAGCTCTTCGTGGGGGGCATGCGTTCGGCCAACGGGGCGGGTGGAGCGATAGACTTGCTCCCGTCCTCGGCCAACCTTGAGGCGCTTCCGTTCGGCGCGTCCGGCACGGAGTTCGAGGATCTCAGCCACCAAGAGTACGCGATATTCTGGCCGACAAGCCGGGCGGGCGCGGAGACTCCAGAGACTATGAGCGGCCGGGACGCCAGCCGGCCCAGGTGGGACGAGGCCTATCTCGATCCGTTTGGCGCGCGAATATGGCGCGATCGCCTGAACGAGGACGTGGTCCGAGGGCTCGTCTTCAATCGGTCGACCCAAGCCTCGCACAAGGACGCGCGCGATCGCGCGTTTGGTGATCGAGGCTCGGCGACACCCGCCGCCTGCCCGGCGTGCGGTACCTCATACGTTCTCAGATCGCAGGGGCGATCCTCTCCGCTGCGCAATTTCCGCACGGGTTTCGCGAAGACATCCCAGCTGCTCGCCACCGAGCTTTTCGAGGTACTTCACGCGCCGAGACCGGCGGTTTCGCCAAAGGCGATCGTCTTCTCGGACAGCCGGCAAGACGCGGCGAGAGCCGCGGTGGAACTCGAGGCGGATCACTTCAGGGCCCTGATCCGGGATGTGATCGTGCGCTTGACGCGCGAGAGGATCGACGCGGACTATCGGGCGGAGGACCGGGCGACCGTCGAAGAGGCCATGCGTGCCGCCGCCGCCGAGATGGACTACACCGAGGCTGCGCGGCTGAAGGCGATTTTGACCCAGAAGGAGTCGCTGGCGATCGAGACCGAGCCGCTCACGGCCCTCGCGCAGGATCCGGATGATACCGCGTATCTCGCGACGACGCCGGCCGCCGACCCCCCCATGGCGCAGTTGATCTCCCGCCTCGTCCGTCTCGGCATCCATCCCAGCGATTCCAGCGTCGCCTCCGATGATGAGTGGTGGCGACTGTTCACCATGGATGGCGAAAATCTCAAATGGGCGAGGCCCTCGGGAGCGCTGGACGCCAACGCGATCCAGGGCAAACGCCGCGAGATCGCGGAAGAGCAGCGCGAGGCGCTGCATGACACGCTCTTCAACAAGACCTACTTTTCATTCGAGGAGGCGGGTCTCGGCTATCCCACCTTCTTCACGCGCGGGGAATACAGCGCGGAGCGTGACGAACTTGACGCGCTGCTTCGCGTCTTGGCGGACACCTACCGGGTGGATGGATCGCGCTTCGTGGACGTCAGCCAAATCAAGCAGTGGTCTTCAGCGGCCGACGTACCAGTGGGAAATCGGGTGCGTCGCTTCTGCGAGGCGGCCTCGCCTGGAAATGGTGATCAGTATCTCAACACCGCGCTTGACCGCTTGAGGCAAGCGGACCTGGGGCACAATGGTGGTGTGGTCCGGCTGTTCTCACTGGGCGTGAGGCTGGCGAGGGCGGACACGCCATTCTGGCGATGCACGCGCTGTGACCGGGCACATCTTCATCGTGGCGCTCAGGTCTGCACTCGATGCGGTGACCCACTTCCCGCCACGGCCGCAGGGGTGGCGAAGGATCTGTGGCGGCACAATTTCCTCGCTCACCGTGTCGATCGCGCGGGCACCGGCGCGGAGGAACCCTTCCGTCTTCGTAGTGAGGAACTGACCGGGCAGACGCGAAACGGCGCGGAGCGTCTTCGTCGTTTCCGCGGCATCCTGGTCGAGGAAGGGGCTGGACAGGCGGCGAGGCTGCCAAAACTCGGCAAGGAAATCGACCTCCTGAGCGTCACCACTACGATGGAGGTGGGGATCGACATTGGGCCGCTGCAGGCCGTCTACCAAGCGAACATGCCGCCACAGCGCTTCAACTACCAGCAACGAGTCGGGCGGGCGGGTCGGCGCGGACAGGCGTTCTCGATCGTCGTCACCGTTTGTCGTAGCCGTAGCCATGACCTGCACTATTTCCGGCATCCAGAGAGGATCACCGGAGACGCGCCACCCCCGCCCTTCTTGGCCGCCGGCTATGAGGACATCCCGCTCCGCGTTGTCCGCAAGGCCTGGCTTCAGGCGGCGTTCAAGTATCTCCGCCTGAAGCACCAAGGGCGCTATCGCGGCTATGACGTCCAACCACCAGACATTCACGGGGAGTTCGTCCTAGTCGCGGACTACAAGGATAACGCCTCGCCCTGGCGCGATGAGCTTCGCGATGCGCTTGGCGCAACGGTCGCGGCCCGAGACGCCGCCGTTGTCCTCGTCGCGGGCGACTTGCCCCCCGCGCTGATCGCGAAAATGGAGGATGCGCTCGAGGTCAATGTCCTGATGGCCGCGATATCCGACGTTATCGCGCGTGAAGGACGGTGGGATATCGGCGTGGCTCACGCGCTGGCCGAGGGCGGGCTGTTACCGATGTATGGCATGCCGACCCGCGTCCGCCCCCTGTATCTGGGGCTCCATTCGTCGGGGCCCGACGATCTCGACTGGGATACGACCGACCGCGATTCGGACCTCGCGATTTACGAGTTTTCGCCGGGTGCGTCGTTGGTTCGCGACAAGCGCGTTCATACCGCCGTTGGTCTCACTTCGTCCCTTCCCAAGCCCCAAAAGCGCGGTGCGTGGGTGATGCCTGGCCAAGACCAGAGGTCGGCGCATGACGATGAATGGTGGATGGCCAGATGCGATGGCTGTGGCGGGTGGACTCGCGCCGATCAACCCGATGACATGACCTGCGTGGCGTGTGGCGCCGCGATCGTTCGCGACGCGTTCAAGCACTGCATATCTCCGGCCGCGTATAGGACCGATTTCAAGCCCAAACGCACCGGTGAGGAAGAACTGAGAATCGTTCGGTCGCGCATTGTCTGCGCGGAAGCGTCGGATGTCCGACCGGTCCGCGCGGAGGGTAGCAACCTCGCCGTCAGTCTTGAGAGAACGGCCAAGATCGTTCGTCTCAACCCGGGCTATGACCCGAATCCCCTGCAATCGGCGGGTTTCTCCTTCGAGCAGGGGCGGCAGCGCGCGGCTCCCAAGCCAAGCGCGTGGATGACCTTCTCGAACCAGGCGTTGGAAACCGAATATGCCTCAACGCTGCGCAGTCCCGACTGGACCCCGGATGCGGAACCCGTCTCCGGCTGGCTTGCGTCCAGGAAAACCACGGACAGCTTGTTCCTGACGCCCGCCGTGATGCATCCGCTGCTTGATATCTCGCGGGTCGCTGGCGCGGACGAGCGCGTCGCCGTCAGGGCGGCGGCCCTGACATCGTGCTTCTTGCTGGTCGATCGGGCCGCCCTGGAGCTGGACGTCGATCCGGGCGAATTCGATATTCTTCCGCCTCGGCTTTACCAGCCCGACGGCGTCAAGCGGCCCATGCTTCAGATCGCCGACACGCTGGTGAATGGCTCCGGTTTGTCGCGACGTCTTGCCCAAACACCGGAAAGGCCGTGGGCGATCGACCTACTCTCAAGCATTGTCGGAGATGGCGCGTCTTGGCCGCTGGGCGAGTTCATGACCACGGCGCATCGACAGTCTTGCGATCAGGCTTGCTATGAGTGCCTCCAGAGATATGGCAACCGAAGCTATCACGGCCTTCTAGACTGGCGCCTGGGCCTCTCCTTCGCCCGGGCCTTGGTCGATCCCGGTTACACAGCCGGGGCCGAAGGGGATTTCAGCGCGCCCGAACTCGTTGATTGGCGCAGCATGGCGGATGATGCCCTGGAACGCGTGGCGAGGGGAACGAGCGACCTAGAGGTTATCAGCAGTGGTCCACTTCCCGCCCTGAGGTTGAGGCGCACGGGTGGCGACGCCGTGATCGCGATACACCACCCCCTCTGGCGCGTTGAAGGTGTCATCTCGCCGCTCATTGATCAGATGCACAGGCTTCACCCCGGTCCGGTTCGCTTGATCGACAGCTTCGAACTGGCGCGGCGACCATTCCAGAAAATCGCGGGCCTTTCATTCTGA